In one window of Saccharomyces paradoxus chromosome VII, complete sequence DNA:
- the BUD9 gene encoding Bud9p (Protein involved in bud-site selection~similar to YGR041W), translating into MTKITGNASITTDSSTSTYGSATASSASLPENDPQSFHQPRARTRSGSLFIEGSDPSPSSEAKSYNVYIDDSKYSEILKRDTNSSSTDSKQVFEDARDNNFYEESHKVLENSILDLIRRDPEVATFPLPPPGSSERNRNSSNGSSAETNPNGHSSSGTISTSVLLNMGSAEKHTGTARGDHMESSSMRSSDKKGTRSSLFCPRVEGTLPYQGPGDTVSSNKATSQVQDTYSFSSVRYDDDLVPSIEEAVEVAKNRVPNSRLNDDFSDKAFIPHEFQIPKKAWNRQSVNESPKIRTPRNHSLLIDILKPFEAADLANDQRSYPAVLKNTIHSSALYDSTIEYPRTRMQDQRQMDINEISSEKIPDPQVPLGIAMDTIGNPNLSYEKEYQSNVEAGLASGVDKGNDAIKEYQYQKIPQQIDQDWQSNCQMHTMPIQRIDSSSIRSYDSQIYGFSEIYSIPRVLITLCVCLFVPPLFFFFSVNGESGISNYRLMRMIMNYEHRIGLLKGFEWDIDVRWFRTLCFVLGCMEMLVIFAAIGIGFGVGITRE; encoded by the coding sequence ATGACAAAAATAACCGGAAATGCTTCGATCACGACAGACAGTTCAACGTCCACATATGGATCAGCAACGGCGTCGTCCGCATCTTTACCTGAAAACGACCCACAATCATTTCATCAACCGCGGGCAAGAACAAGATCTGGCTCATTATTCATCGAAGGATCTGATCCGTCTCCATCGTCAGAAGCGAAATCATACAACGTTTATATTGATGATAGCAAATATAGTGAGATCCTCAAACGAGATACAAATTCGAGTAGCACAGATAGTAAGCAAGTCTTTGAAGATGCTAGAGATAACAATTTCTACGAGGAATCGCATAAAGTTCTAGAGAACTCAATTTTAGATTTAATACGACGAGATCCAGAAGTAGCAACATTCCCTTTACCTCCGCCGGGTTCAAGTGAGAGGAACAGAAATTCGTCAAACGGCTCTTCCGCTGAAACTAACCCAAATGGACACAGCAGCAGCGGTACAATCTCGACTTCGGTACTGTTGAACATGGGTTCTGCCGAAAAGCACACTGGAACGGCCAGAGGAGATCATATGGAATCATCTTCAATGAGATCGTCCGATAAAAAGGGAACCAGATCTTCCTTATTCTGTCCAAGGGTTGAGGGAACGTTACCGTACCAAGGACCAGGAGATACCGTTTCCTCAAACAAAGCTACCAGCCAAGTACAAGATacatattcattttcttctgtaCGGTATGATGACGATCTCGTACCATCTATTGAAGAGGCTGTTGAGGTAGCAAAGAACAGAGTTCCTAACAGTAGGCTAAATGATGATTTTTCTGATAAGGCTTTTATTCCACATGAGTTTCAAATTCCCAAAAAGGCCTGGAATAGACAGTCAGTGAATGAATCCCCTAAAATCAGAACTCCAAGAAATCATTCCCTATTAATTGACATACTAAAGCCATTTGAAGCAGCTGACCTTGCTAACGACCAACGAAGCTATCCCGCAGTATTAAAAAACACAATACATTCTAGTGCGCTGTATGATTCAACTATTGAATATCCCCGGACCCGAATGCAAGATCAAAGGCAGATGGATATCAACGAAATTAGTTCAGAGAAAATACCTGATCCTCAAGTCCCTCTTGGTATTGCAATGGACACCATTGGTAATCCAAACTTATCATATGAAAAGGAGTACCAAAGTAATGTAGAAGCTGGTTTAGCTTCTGGGGTCGACAAAGGAAACGACGCTATTAAGGAATaccaatatcaaaaaatccCCCAACAAATCGATCAAGATTGGCAATCAAATTGTCAAATGCACACAATGCCTATTCAAAGAATAGATTCCTCCTCCATACGTTCATACGATTCTCAGATATATGGCTTCTCTGAGATTTACAGTATTCCAAGGGTTTTGATAACACTGTGCGTTTGTCTTTTTGTTCCAcccttgttttttttcttttcagttaATGGAGAGAGTGGCATTTCAAATTACAGATTAATGAGAATGATAATGAATTATGAACATAGAATCGGTCTCCTCAAAGGGTTCGAATGGGACATTGATGTACGATGGTTCAGAACATTGTGCTTTGTATTAGGATGTATGGAGATGTTAGTTATATTTGCTGCTATAGGAATAGGATTTGGTGTAGGAATAACAAGAGAGTAA
- the MTE1 gene encoding Mte1p (similar to YGR042W), translating into MLSHIVEYECQYTDQLYKKRKVWHDGRLKYFQINNRFMLYTEKDNVLLASEFKINSKELKAILNPEGFDIEEHRIFSQFLVIISNIIEEYDRDIQVAASHVRTDPMNLSVQKQRPLISDSAPSMNHISTAREIHSNTKVTTSKHRQKEDSNTEGGFNISKLTLKVNKPFKKPKRILSTDVVNELNRPSIRNQRIQETTPQLHAANTGKIAHTVPKVVQDNSIAQYEHITITEEFKVKDDPDQEREMAEVSKSGIKRVGRIRKIVHKPLSI; encoded by the coding sequence ATGCTCTCGCATATCGTTGAGTATGAATGCCAATATACTGATCAACTTTACAAGAAACGTAAAGTCTGGCACGATGGGAGATTGAAGTATTTTCAGATAAACAACAGATTCATGCTATATACAGAAAAGGATAACGTTTTGTTAGCTAGTGAGTTCAAgataaattcaaaagagCTGAAGGCGATTTTAAATCCAGAAGGTTTCGATATTGAAGAACATAGGATTTTTAGTCAGTTTTTGGTGattatttcaaatattattgaagagTACGATAGAGATATTCAAGTAGCAGCATCACACGTTAGAACAGATCCTATGAATCTATCGGTACAAAAACAACGGCCTCTTATCTCAGATAGTGCACCTAGTATGAATCATATTTCAACTGCGAGAGAAATTCATTCAAATACAAAAGTCACAACTTCTAAACATAGGCAAAAGGAGGATAGTAATACCGAAGGAGGATTCAACATTAGCAAGCTTACTTTGAAGGTCAATAAGCCTTTCAAGAAGCccaaaagaatattaagCACTGATGTGGTAAATGAACTAAATAGACCGAGTATAAGGAATCAAAGGATCCAAGAAACAACACCACAACTGCACGCGGCAAATACTGGTAAAATAGCGCACACAGTCCCAAAAGTGGTGCAGGATAATAGTATTGCACAATATGAACATATCACAATTACTGAAGAATTTAAAGTCAAAGATGATCCCGAccaagaaagagaaatgGCAGAAGTATCCAAGAGTGGTATTAAGAGGGTGGGCAggataagaaaaattgttCATAAGCCCCTCAGCATTTGA
- the NQM1 gene encoding sedoheptulose-7-phosphate:D-glyceraldehyde-3-phosphate transaldolase NQM1 (Transaldolase of unknown function~similar to YGR043C), with amino-acid sequence MSEPSEKKQKVATSSLDQLKKAGTHVVADSGDFEAISKYEAQDSTTNPSLILAASKLEKYARFIDTAVEYGRKHGKTDHEKIENAMDKILVEFGTQILKIVPGRVSTEVDARLSFDKKATVKKALHIIKLYKDAGVPKERVLIKIASTWEGIQAARELEAKHGIHCNMTLLFSFTQAVACAEANVTLISPFVGRIMDFYKALSGKDYTAETDPGVLSVKKIYSYYKKHGYATEVMAASFRNLDELKALAGIDNMTLPLNLLEQLYESTDPIDNKLNAESAKKEGVEKVSFINDEPHFRYVLNEDQMATEKLSDGIRKFSADIEALYKLVEEKM; translated from the coding sequence atGTCAGAACCTTCagagaaaaaacaaaaagttgCTACATCATCCTTGGACCAATTAAAGAAGGCTGGGACCCATGTGGTTGCTGATTCGGGGGATTTTGAGGCTATTTCGAAGTATGAAGCACAAGATTCAACGACTAATCCTTCTCTGATACTGGCAGCTTCAAAATTGGAGAAGTATGCAAGATTTATCGACACAGCCGTTGAATATGGGAGGAAGCATGGTAAAACCGATCACGAGAAAATCGAGAACGCCATGGATAAGATTTTGGTGGAATTCGGTACccagattttgaagattgtCCCAGGAAGAGTTTCTACTGAGGTGGACGCAAGGTTATCTTTTGATAAGAAGGCGACTGTCAAGAAAGCTCTTCACATCATCaaattatataaagatGCGGGCGTACCTAAAGAAAGAGTTTTGATCAAGATAGCTTCTACATGGGAGGGTATACAAGCTGCCAGAGAGTTGGAAGCAAAACACGGTATCCATTGTAACATGACGTTACTATTCTCCTTTACGCAAGCAGTAGCATGTGCGGAAGCAAATGTCACTTTGATCTCTCCATTCGTGGGAAGAATAATGGACTTTTACAAGGCCCTTTCAGGTAAAGACTATACTGCAGAAACCGATCCCGGCGTTCTATCTGTTAAGAAGATATATAGTTATTACAAGAAGCACGGTTATGCAACTGAGGTAATGGCGGCTTCCTTTAGGAACTTAGATGAATTGAAGGCATTAGCGGGTATTGATAATATGACGCTCCCACTGAATCTTCTAGAACAGTTATATGAATCAACAGACCCTATTGACAATAAATTGAATGCTGAGAGTGCTAAGAAAGAAGGTGTTGAAAAAGTCTCCTTCATCAACGACGAACCTCATTTTAGATATGTCTTGAACGAAGATCAAATGGCTACAGAGAAGTTATCTGATGGTATCAGAAAGTTCTCTGCGGACATTGAAGCGCTGTACAAATTGgttgaagagaaaatgtGA
- the RME1 gene encoding Rme1p (Zinc finger protein involved in control of meiosis~similar to YGR044C) — MEEYSVTPLNEDLNLHSSTEDCLLLSLENTVAVVAGIQGQTDDFDSPTERDTALQLQLDEITDNTHCTIPLIDQEFRDLMNYGRQREANPAFIKINTTEQTPSRCLLTYPQNSHVEQLYQDPKLSSSISEGQTKRGSYRCAHCSEKFATLLEFAAHLDEFNLERPRKCPIEQCPWKILGFQQATGLRRHCASQHIGELDVEMEKLLNLKVEKYPGLNCPFPICQKTFKRKDAYKRHVAMVHNNADSRFNKRLKKMLNNISK, encoded by the coding sequence ATGGAAGAATATTCAGTTACGCCTCTAAATGAGGATCTCAACCTGCATTCCAGTACTGAAGATTGTTTACTGCTGTCATTAGAAAACACGGTTGCGGTTGTAGCTGGAATTCAAGGACAGACTGATGACTTTGATTCACCTACTGAGAGAGATACAGCACTTCAGTTACAGCTAGATGAGATAACGGACAATACGCACTGTACCATACCATTAATTGATCAGGAATTCAGAGATCTTATGAATTATGGACGTCAAAGAGAAGCAAATCCTGCATTTATTAAGATCAATACGACAGAACAGACTCCTTCACGGTGCCTCTTAACTTATCCGCAAAACTCGCACGTGGAACAGCTATATCAGGACCCCAAATTATCCAGTTCAATTTCTGAAGGGCAAACAAAAAGAGGAAGTTACCGTTGCGCTCATTGTTCTGAAAAGTTCGCAACATTGCTTGAGTTTGCCGCGCACTTGGACGAATTCAACCTTGAAAGACCGCGTAAGTGCCCCATAGAGCAATGTCCCTGGAAAATATTGGGTTTCCAACAGGCAACTGGCCTAAGAAGACATTGTGCCTCCCAACATATAGGAGAGCTTGATGTAGAGATGGAGAAATTGTTAAATCTAAAAGTAGAAAAGTACCCGGGACTAAATTGCCCATTTCCCATCTGTCAGAAAACTTTCAAGCGCAAAGACGCCTATAAAAGGCATGTGGCCATGGTGCATAATAACGCTGATTCAAGGTTCAACAAGcgtttgaagaaaatgttgaatAATATTTCCAAATAG
- the TAM41 gene encoding putative phosphatidate cytidylyltransferase (Mitochondrial phosphatidate cytidylyltransferase (CDP-DAG synthase)~similar to YGR046W) produces the protein MLRVSENNLRSLLKCHSTHTSLFNRLLSTHIKEGRSSIDDAGIIPDGTVYERQNHHIEGITKDSDLELLEKGIRKSDEMTSNFTNYMYKFHRLPPNYGSNQLITIDKELKKELDGVMSSFKAPCRFAFGYGSGVFEQAGYSKSHSKPQIDIILGVTYPSHFHSINMRQNPQHYSSLKYFGSEFVSKFQQIGAGVYFNPFANINGHDVKYGVVSMETLLKDIATWNTFYLAGRLQKPVKILKNDLRVQYWNQLNLKAAATLAKHYTLEKNNNKFDEFQFYKEITALSYAGDIRYKLGGENPDKVNNIVTKNFERFQEYYKPIFKEVVLNDSFYLPKGFTLKNTQRLLLSRISKSSALQTIKGVFTAGITKSIKYAWAKKLKSMKKG, from the coding sequence ATGTTACGAGTTTCTGAAAATAATCTACGGTCTCTGCTAAAATGCCATTCAACTCACACAAGCTTGTTTAATAGGCTTCTCAGTACCCACATAAAGGAGGGGAGGAGTTCCATAGATGATGCTGGCATTATACCCGATGGAACTGTTTATGAAAGGCAAAATCACCACATCGAAGGAATTACTAAAGACAGTGATCTGGAACTCTTGGAGAAAGGTATAAGGAAATCTGACGAAATGACTTCCAATTTTACCAACTATATGTACAAATTTCACAGACTGCCCCCCAACTATGGAAGTAATCAGCTCATCACCATTGATAAGGAGCTAAAGAAAGAGCTGGATGGTGTCATGTCATCCTTCAAGGCTCCATGCAGGTTTGCATTTGGTTACGGCTCAGGAGTTTTCGAACAAGCAGGGTATTCTAAGAGTCATAGCAAACCACAGATCGATATCATCTTGGGTGTCACATATCCATCGCATTTCCACTCTATCAATATGAGGCAGAATCCTCAGCATTATTCCAGTTTGAAATATTTCGGTTCCGAGTTCGTGTCTAAATTTCAACAGATTGGCGCAGGCGTGTATTTTAACCCATTTGCGAACATAAATGGACACGACGTAAAATATGGAGTCGTTTCTATGGAAACACTTTTAAAGGACATAGCTACTTGGAATACATTCTATTTAGCAGGGCGACTACAAAAGCCTgtgaaaatattaaagaatGATTTAAGAGTGCAATATTGGAACCAATTAAATTTAAAAGCTGCGGCTACATTGGCTAAGCATTACACCCtagagaaaaataacaacaaGTTTGATGagtttcaattttacaAGGAGATCACTGCTTTAAGCTACGCAGGAGATATTAGGTATAAACTAGGTGGAGAAAATCCTGACAAAGTTAACAACATTGTTACTAAAAactttgaaagatttcaaGAGTATTACAAGCCGATTTTTAAAGAAGTAGTTCTAAATGATTCATTTTATCTTCCAAAAGGATTCACATTAAAGAATACTCAGAGACTATTGCTCAGCCGTATAAGTAAATCAAGTGCATTACAAACCATCAAAGGTGTTTTCACTGCTGGAATCACGAAGTCAATTAAGTATGCTTGGGCCAAGAAACTGAAATCGATGAAGAAAGGCTAG
- the TFC4 gene encoding transcription factor TFIIIC subunit TFC4 (Subunit of RNA polymerase III transcription initiation factor complex~similar to YGR047C): MAARKLKKEQSAERESPDTGKVNEEDEERLYGNIDDYKHLIQDEEYDDEDVAHDLQLSEDEYNSERDSSLLAEFSDYGEISEDDEEDFMNAIREASNFKVKKKKKNDKSKSYGRQRKERVLDPEVAQLLSQANEAFVRNDLQVAERLFNEVIKKDARNFAAYETLGDIYQLQGRLNDCCNSWFLAAHLNASDWEFWKIVAILSADLDHVRQAIYCFSRVISLNPMEWESIYRRSMLYKKTGQLARALDGFQRLYIYNPYDANILRELAILYVDYDRIDDSIELYMKVFNANVERRKAILAALENALDSSDEESGAEEEDGDEKEPPEQDEDMQMFPDINWKKINAKYKCIPFDWSSLNILAELFLKLAVSEVDGIKTIKKCARWIQRRESQEFWDGVPDDSEFDNRRFKNSTFDSLPAAEKEKSYNIPIDIRVRLGLLRLNTDNLVEALNHFQCLYDETFSDVADLYFEAATALTRAEKYKEAIDFFTPLLSLDEWRTTDVFKPLARCYKETESYETAKEFYELAIKSEPGDLDIRVSLAEVYYHLNDPETFKHMLVDVVEMRKHQVDETLHRISTEKSSNDTSNDISSKPLLEDSKFRTFRKKKRTPYDAERERIERERRITAKVVDKYEKIKKFELNAGLNEAKQASVWINTVSELVDIFSSVKNFFMKSRSRKFIGILRRTKKFNTELDFQIERLSKLAEGDSVFEGPLMEERVTLTSATELRGLSYEEWFELFMELSLVIAKYQSVEDGLSVVETAQEVNVFFQDPERVKMMKFVKLAIVLQMDNEEELAENLRGLLNQFQFNRKVLQVFMYSLCQGPSSLNILSSTIQQKFFLRQLKAFDSCRYNTEVNGQASITNKEVYNPNKKSSPYLYYIYAVLLYSSRGFLSALQYLTRLEEDIPNDPMVNLLMGLSHIHRAMQRLTAQRHFQILHGLRYLYRYYKIRKSLYTDLEKQEADYNLGRAFHLIGLVSIAIEYYNKVLENYDDEKLKKHAAYNSIIIYQQSGNVELADNLMEKYLSV, translated from the coding sequence ATGGCagcaagaaaattgaaaaaggagCAATCAGCTGAACGAGAAAGCCCTGATACGGGTAAggttaatgaagaagatgaagaacGTTTGTATGGTAATATTGATGACTATAAGCATTTAATACAGGATGAGGAatatgatgatgaggatgtGGCTCATGATCTACAATTAAGCGAAGATGAATACAATTCTGAACGGGACAGTTCTTTATTAGCAGAGTTCTCGGACTATGGGGAAATATCTGAAgacgacgaagaagatttcATGAATGCGATTAGGGAAGCAAGTAACTTtaaagtaaaaaagaagaagaaaaatgataagAGTAAATCTTACGGCCgccaaagaaaagagagagTACTTGATCCAGAAGTAGCGCAATTACTTTCTCAAGCGAATGAAGCCTTTGTCAGAAACGATCTACAAGTGGCCGAAAGATTATTTAATGAAGTCATCAAAAAAGATGCACGTAACTTTGCTGCGTATGAGACACTGGGAGATATATATCAATTGCAAGGAAGGCTTAACGATTGTTGTAACTCTTGGTTTCTGGCAGCTCACTTGAATGCCTCCGATTGGGAATTCTGGAAGATAGTCGCCATATTGTCCGCTGATTTAGATCATGTTAGACAAGCAATCTACTGCTTTTCTAGAGTAATAAGTTTGAATCCTATGGAATGGGAATCGATATATCGCCGGTCAATGCTGTACAAGAAGACAGGTCAGCTGGCAAGAGCTTTAGATGGCTTCCAAAGACTTTACATATACAATCCTTATGATGCGAACATATTGAGGGAATTGGCCATTCTTTATGTCGATTATGATAGGATTGATGATTCAATTGAGCTTTATATGAAAGTGTTCAATGCGAATGTCGAAAGAAGGAAAGCCATATTGGCTGCTTTAGAAAATGCTTTAGATTCTTCGGATGAGGAGAGCGGGGCAGAAGAGGAGGATGGAGACGAAAAGGAACCCCCTGAGcaagatgaagatatgCAGATGTTTCCGGATATtaactggaaaaaaatcaatgcAAAGTATAAATGCATACCATTTGACTGGTCTTCTTTAAACATTCTTGCGGAACTTTTCTTAAAACTCGCAGTTAGTGAGGTCGATGGCATAAAGacaattaaaaaatgtgCACGTTGGATTCAACGCCGCGAAAGTCAAGAATTTTGGGATGGTGTTCCGGATGATTCAGAATTTGATAATAGAAGGTTCAAAAACAGCACTTTTGATTCGCTACCTGCTgcagaaaaggaaaaatcgTATAATATTCCAATCGATATTAGAGTTAGATTAGGATTGTTAAGATTGAACACAGATAATCTTGTTGAAGCTCTGAATCATTTCCAATGTCTGTATGATGAAACTTTCAGTGATGTTGCGGATTTGTATTTTGAGGCTGCGACTGCTTTAACAAGGGCCGAAAAGTATAAAGAGGCTATTGATTTCTTTACGCCGTTATTGTCTCTTGATGAATGGCGTACCACTGACGTCTTTAAACCGCTAGCAAGATGCTACAAAGAAACGGAGAGCTATGAAACGGCTAAAGAGTTTTATGAACTAGCCATAAAGTCTGAGCCAGGTGACTTAGATATTCGCGTATCTCTCGCGGAAGTTTACTATCACTTAAATGATCCAGAGACTTTTAAGCATATGTTAGTTGATGTTGTAGAAATGAGAAAACATCAGGTCGATGAAACACTCCATAGGATCTCCACTGAAAAAAGCTCTAACGATACGTCGAACGATATTTCTAGTAAACCGCTACTGGAGGATAGTAAGTTTAGAACTTTcaggaaaaagaaacgcaCGCCTTATGACGCAGAAAGAGAGAGAATAGAAagggaaagaagaataacGGCAAAAGTTGTGGATAAGTatgaaaagatcaaaaaatttgaattaaACGCAGGTCTTAATGAGGCCAAACAGGCCTCTGTATGGATCAATACAGTTTCTGAATTGGTCGATATATTTTCAAGTGTTAAAAACTTCTTCATGAAAAGTAGGTCTAGAAAATTCATCGGAATTTTAAgaagaaccaaaaaatttaacaCTGAACTTGATTTCCAGATCGAAAGGTTGTCCAAATTGGCTGAAGGAGACAGTGTGTTTGAAGGACCGCTAATGGAGGAAAGAGTAACCTTAACTTCTGCCACAGAGTTGAGAGGGCTGTCGTATGAAGAATGGTTTGAGTTATTTATGGAACTTTCTTTAGTGATTGCAAAGTATCAAAGTGTTGAGGACGGCTTGAGTGTGGTAGAAACAGCCCAGGAAGTGAACGTATTTTTCCAGGATCCAGAAAGGGTtaaaatgatgaaatttgttaaattagctattgttcttcaaatggataatgaagaagaattggcTGAAAATTTAAGAGGTTTACtaaatcaatttcaattcaATAGGAAAGTTTTGCAGGTATTTATGTATTCTTTATGCCAGGGACCCTCTTCCCTGAATATCTTGAGCTCCACTattcaacaaaaatttttcttaagACAACTGAAAGCTTTTGACAGTTGTAGATATAATACTGAGGTTAATGGGCAAGCCTCAATAACGAACAAAGAAGTGTACAACCCTAATAAAAAGTCGTCGCCATATCTATATTATATCTACGCCGTTCTGCTGTACTCCAGTAGGGGTTTTCTTTCAGCTCTACAGTATTTAACGAGGTTAGAAGAGGATATCCCAAACGATCCAATGGTCAACCTTTTAATGGGACTATCGCATATACATCGTGCGATGCAGAGACTAACAGCTCAACGGCATTTCCAAATTCTCCATGGATTACGATATTTATATCGTTATTATAAAATAAGGAAGAGCTTATATACGGATTTGGAAAAGCAAGAAGCAGATTACAACTTAGGGCGTGCTTTCCATTTAATCGGTCTGGTATCGATTGCAATTGAATATTATAATAAAGTTCTAGAAAATtacgatgatgaaaagttgaaaaaacatGCTGCCTATAACAGtattataatatatcaGCAAAGTGGAAATGTTGAGTTGGCTGATAACCTCATGGAGAAGTATTTAAGTGTTTAA
- the UFD1 gene encoding polyubiquitin-binding protein UFD1 (Substrate-recruiting cofactor of the Cdc48p-Npl4p-Ufd1p segregase~similar to YGR048W) — MFSGFSSFGSGNGFVNMPQTFEEFFRCYPIAMMNDRIRKDDANFGGKIFLPPSALSKLSMLNIRYPMLFKLTANETGRVTHGGVLEFIAEEGRVYLPQWMMETLGIQPGSLLQISSTDVPLGQFVKLEPQSVDFLDISDPKAVLENVLRNFSTLTEDDVIEISYNGKTFKIKILEVKPESSSKSICVIETDLVTDFAPPVGYVEPDYKALKAQQDKGKKSTFGKGQVLDPSVLGQGSMSTRIDYAGIANSIRNKQSNFVGQGQNISGKAPKVEPKQDIKDMKITFDGEPAKLDLPEGQLFFGFPMVLPKEDEGSGNGSKSSEQNFHGQGISLRKSNKRKTKNDHDSSKSKAPKSPEVIEID, encoded by the coding sequence atgttttctGGCTTTAGTTCTTTCGGCAGTGGAAACGGTTTTGTTAACATGCCTCAAACGTTTGAGGAGTTCTTCAGATGCTACCCTATAGCTATGATGAACGATAGAATACGGAAGGATGACGCAAACTTCGGCGGGAAAATCTTCCTGCCACCAAGCGCTCTAAGCAAGCTATCTATGTTGAATATAAGATATCCCATGCTTTTTAAACTAACTGCCAATGAAACAGGACGTGTGACGCATGGGGGTGTTTTAGAATTTATTGCTGAAGAGGGCAGAGTCTACTTGCCACAATGGATGATGGAAACTTTAGGCATACAGCCAGGATCCTTATTACAAATTTCGTCTACTGATGTACCCCTGGGCCAGTTTGTGAAGTTAGAACCCCAGTCTGTAGACTTCTTAGATATCTCCGACCCCAAAGCAGTCTTGGAAAATGTACTGAGGAATTTTTCGACTTTGACTGAGGACGATGTTATTGAGATCAGCTATAATGGTAAGACATTCAAAATTAAGATTTTAGAAGTGAAACCAGAATCATCATCGAAGAGTATATGTGTCATTGAAACGGATTTAGTAACAGACTTTGCTCCACCTGTAGGGTATGTGGAACCCGATTACAAAGCGCTGAAGGCTCAGCAagacaaaggaaaaaagagcaCCTTTGGTAAGGGCCAAGTTTTGGATCCCTCAGTGCTTGGACAAGGATCAATGTCTACAAGAATTGACTATGCGGGCATTGCCAACAGTATCAGAAACAAACAATCTAATTTTGTAGGTCAAGGACAAAATATATCCGGTAAAGCTCCAAAAGTGGAACCCAAACAAGATATAAAAGATATGAAAATAACTTTTGATGGTGAGCCCGCCAAGTTAGATTTGCCCGAAGGCCAATTATTCTTCGGTTTCCCAATGGTACTACCGAAGGAAGACGAAGGGAGCGGCAATGGTAGCAAATCCAGCgaacaaaattttcatgGTCAAGGGATCTCGCTAAGGAAGagtaataaaagaaaaacaaagaatgACCATGATTCATCTAAATCCAAGGCCCCTAAGAGCCCCGAAGTAATCGAAATTGACTAA
- the SCM4 gene encoding Scm4p (similar to YGR049W), whose protein sequence is MQVSPAIVKGIAVSSLGLYAGILTSSTVISITTPINVLTQHLKNVLCTLGCWSTVLGGIATGAFGLSYYLAAPGERPNYLLCGLGVAPLSAAYLYLVSLFNHKLAPKCTRDQKDLEKQKDEKLPQNHPDVKDGEAACPFSKMNNAKTLKPESERSVKCHSYMSLHMSIVTGITIFTFGKCILDGFKA, encoded by the coding sequence atgcaAGTCTCTCCAGCTATTGTAAAAGGTATCGCAGTCTCATCATTAGGTTTATACGCCGGTATTCTAACTTCTTCTACTGTGATCTCCATTACTACCCCAATAAACGTTTTAACTCaacatttgaaaaatgttttGTGCACATTAGGATGCTGGAGCACCGTTTTGGGTGGTATAGCCACTGGCGCCTTTGGCCTCAGCTATTACTTAGCTGCACCAGGTGAAAGGCCAAACTACCTTCTATGCGGGTTAGGTGTCGCCCCATTATCAGCAGCCTACTTATACTTAGTATCACTGTTCAATCACAAGTTAGCCCCAAAATGCACACGTGATCAGAAAGATttagaaaagcaaaaggaTGAGAAGTTACCTCAAAATCACCCAGATGTTAAAGATGGGGAAGCGGCATGCCCATTCTCAAAGATGAACAACGCCAAAACCTTAAAACCTGAATCCGAAAGAAGCGTGAAGTGTCACTCATACATGTCATTACACATGTCCATTGTAACTGGTATAACAATTTTTACCTTTGGTAAGTGCATCTTAGATGGATTCAAAGCATGA